One segment of Radiobacillus kanasensis DNA contains the following:
- a CDS encoding YlzJ-like family protein: protein MILYTPLSQEDIFPEDQKSYLGQEIVQVDGKAVCAKKREDGSYEVIQLLSTNPNDFLVQNFQPGSIFTTNDAR, encoded by the coding sequence ATGATTTTGTACACGCCTTTAAGTCAGGAAGACATTTTCCCTGAAGATCAGAAGTCGTACCTAGGTCAAGAAATTGTTCAAGTAGATGGAAAAGCGGTATGTGCGAAGAAGCGTGAAGATGGAAGCTATGAGGTCATTCAGCTTTTATCGACGAATCCGAATGATTTTCTTGTGCAAAATTTTCAGCCAGGCTCTATTTTTACGACAAATGATGCTAGATAA
- a CDS encoding FtsK/SpoIIIE family DNA translocase, with the protein MAKRRKSKKKQPQIKQQIKFELLGILFVFLAIFGSGASTISSGLIPSGLENVFRFLFGIWYFVASLFLTWVGLYFMIKRKSPFFLHKKMTGFYFIFLGILLLTHIQSFEALLLESVEPSIIKTTWGQYSAFLDGEVPSTNLGGGMAGAILFAFSYYLFSSAGAKIVSVFSIFIGGLFMTEFSIGDFLVKRWTGLKEGIKKAKESIQNSLANKKEKRKEKKNEESKVEIETQQPTPDEIPVETFNVDVQEPDYPDIAYSTDVTKQTRTKSSKEVKKEEDDDIGTSLPMAETENFDYKLPSMELLSEPVHNTQHQERSQIQAIVKKLERTFHSFGVKAKVTKVHVGPAVTKYEVYPDVGVKVSKIVNLHDDLALALAAKDIRIEAPIPGKSAVGIEVPNQEVATVSMREVLETKQTHQGSKLSFVLGRDISGEAVMAELNKMPHLLVAGATGSGKSVCINGIITSILMRAKPHEVKMMMIDPKKVELNVYNGIPHLLAPVVTDAKKASRALKKVVSEMERRYELFSDTGTRNIEGYNEYIKKHNQREGDTQPLLPYIVVLVDELADLMMVASGDVEDAITRLAQMARAAGIHLIIATQRPSVDVITGVIKANIPSRIAFSVSSATDSRTILDSGGAEKLLGRGDMLFIPVGSSKPTRIQGAFLSDEEVERIVDHCIDQQKAQYQEDMIPEETSEVQQEVEDELFDDAVQMIVEMQSASVSMLQRRFRIGYTRAARLIDAMEDRGIIGPYEGSKPRTVLVSDVSEEKSS; encoded by the coding sequence ATGGCGAAAAGAAGAAAAAGTAAAAAGAAGCAACCCCAAATAAAACAACAGATAAAGTTTGAATTACTTGGGATCTTATTTGTGTTTCTTGCTATCTTTGGGAGTGGGGCAAGTACGATAAGCTCTGGACTTATTCCATCAGGATTAGAAAATGTGTTTCGCTTTTTATTCGGGATATGGTATTTTGTAGCGTCCTTGTTTTTAACATGGGTGGGATTGTATTTCATGATTAAGCGAAAATCTCCTTTCTTTTTACATAAAAAAATGACAGGGTTTTATTTTATTTTTTTAGGGATTCTGTTACTAACACATATTCAGTCGTTTGAAGCGTTATTGTTGGAATCTGTAGAACCTTCGATTATAAAAACGACATGGGGCCAGTACTCCGCATTCTTGGATGGGGAAGTTCCTTCTACGAATCTAGGAGGAGGCATGGCAGGCGCTATTTTATTTGCTTTTAGTTATTATTTATTTTCTTCCGCAGGAGCCAAGATCGTCTCCGTGTTTTCCATCTTCATTGGCGGCTTGTTCATGACAGAATTCTCAATTGGCGATTTCCTTGTGAAACGTTGGACAGGCTTAAAAGAAGGAATAAAAAAAGCGAAGGAATCCATTCAAAATAGTTTAGCCAACAAGAAAGAAAAACGAAAAGAAAAGAAAAACGAAGAGTCCAAGGTGGAGATTGAAACACAGCAGCCTACTCCAGATGAAATACCTGTGGAAACATTTAATGTAGATGTCCAAGAACCGGATTATCCGGACATTGCTTATTCTACAGATGTAACAAAGCAAACGCGAACGAAGAGTTCAAAAGAGGTAAAGAAGGAAGAGGATGATGACATCGGGACATCCCTACCGATGGCGGAGACGGAGAATTTTGATTATAAACTGCCTTCGATGGAATTGTTGTCTGAGCCGGTTCATAATACGCAACATCAAGAAAGATCACAAATTCAGGCAATTGTTAAGAAGCTAGAGAGAACCTTTCATAGTTTTGGAGTTAAAGCAAAAGTAACCAAGGTACACGTTGGACCGGCGGTTACGAAGTATGAAGTGTACCCAGATGTTGGGGTAAAGGTAAGTAAAATTGTGAATCTACATGATGACTTAGCTCTAGCACTTGCAGCAAAAGATATTCGGATAGAAGCACCCATTCCAGGAAAATCCGCAGTAGGGATTGAAGTTCCGAATCAGGAAGTAGCAACGGTATCAATGCGAGAGGTATTGGAAACGAAGCAGACACACCAAGGGTCTAAGCTCTCCTTCGTGTTAGGTCGTGATATCTCTGGGGAAGCTGTGATGGCAGAGCTGAATAAAATGCCACACCTTCTGGTAGCCGGGGCAACGGGAAGTGGGAAAAGTGTCTGTATTAATGGCATTATTACGAGTATCTTAATGCGAGCTAAACCTCACGAAGTCAAAATGATGATGATTGATCCGAAAAAAGTAGAATTGAATGTGTACAATGGAATTCCTCATTTATTGGCACCAGTTGTCACGGATGCGAAGAAAGCTTCGAGGGCACTAAAAAAGGTTGTTTCCGAGATGGAAAGGCGATATGAGTTGTTTTCCGATACCGGTACGAGAAATATCGAAGGATACAACGAATACATCAAAAAACATAATCAACGCGAAGGGGATACCCAGCCTTTGCTTCCATACATTGTAGTTCTTGTCGATGAGCTAGCAGACTTAATGATGGTAGCTTCCGGTGATGTAGAGGATGCGATTACGAGACTAGCACAAATGGCAAGAGCAGCAGGAATACATCTTATTATCGCGACCCAAAGACCATCTGTTGATGTTATAACAGGGGTCATTAAAGCAAATATTCCATCAAGAATTGCCTTTAGCGTCTCCTCCGCAACAGACTCTAGAACGATTCTAGACTCTGGTGGAGCAGAAAAACTTTTGGGTAGAGGGGATATGTTATTTATTCCAGTCGGATCCTCGAAGCCAACGAGAATTCAAGGCGCTTTTCTGTCAGATGAAGAGGTGGAACGTATTGTTGACCACTGTATTGATCAACAGAAAGCTCAATATCAGGAAGACATGATTCCTGAGGAAACAAGTGAAGTTCAACAAGAGGTGGAAGACGAGTTGTTCGATGATGCGGTTCAAATGATCGTAGAGATGCAGAGTGCTAGTGTATCGATGTTGCAACGAAGATTCCGTATTGGTTATACGAGAGCTGCACGATTAATTGACGCTATGGAAGACAGAGGAATTATCGGTCCATATGAAGGAAGTAAACCAAGAACGGTACTCGTGTCAGATGTATCTGAAGAAAAATCCTCTTAA
- a CDS encoding ClpP family protease, translating to MEKENQNPEEQNQDSPQGSSLVQKIQQLGQSNVAQAPESNIHVLSIIGQIEGHVQLPPQNKTTKYEHLIPQIIAIEQNPKIEGLLVILNTVGGDVEAGLALSEMIASISKPTVSIVLGGGHSIGVPIAVSTDYSYIAPTATMTIHPIRLTGLVIGVPQTFEYLDKMQERVIQFVMNHSNISEEKFKELMFEKGNLTRDIGTNVVGTDAVQYGLIDSIGGVKEAMAKLNEMIESEQEGDELIQ from the coding sequence ATGGAGAAAGAAAATCAAAATCCGGAAGAACAAAATCAGGATTCTCCACAAGGATCATCACTTGTTCAAAAAATTCAACAGCTGGGGCAGTCGAACGTGGCGCAAGCTCCAGAGTCTAATATTCATGTATTATCGATTATTGGTCAAATTGAAGGGCATGTCCAATTACCACCCCAAAATAAAACGACGAAATACGAGCACTTAATTCCACAAATTATCGCGATCGAGCAAAATCCAAAAATTGAAGGATTGCTCGTCATTTTGAATACTGTTGGTGGGGATGTAGAAGCAGGACTTGCCTTATCTGAGATGATTGCATCGATATCGAAACCCACTGTGTCGATTGTTTTAGGGGGAGGTCACTCGATCGGTGTCCCAATTGCAGTATCCACGGATTATTCGTATATTGCACCAACCGCTACAATGACCATTCATCCGATTCGATTAACAGGACTCGTAATTGGGGTTCCACAAACATTTGAGTACTTAGATAAAATGCAGGAGCGGGTCATTCAGTTTGTAATGAATCACTCCAATATTTCTGAAGAGAAATTTAAAGAGTTGATGTTCGAAAAAGGAAATTTAACGAGAGATATCGGAACCAATGTAGTCGGTACAGATGCTGTACAATACGGTTTAATTGATTCCATCGGCGGAGTAAAAGAAGCGATGGCAAAGTTAAATGAGATGATTGAATCCGAGCAAGAAGGAGATGAACTCATTCAATGA